AgaaatctgtatgaaattaacttacccctcttcaattaataatttagaCTCTTGAATGGGCATATTTGTAATagcaaaaaggtcatttcacttataaaataaacagtaatttaacgataacaaattaaagcaagacttttatagaaataatatgtGAAAGTTGAACTatttaaagaatatatttgtaatttactgtGTTTAAAgaaatctgtatgaaattaatctaaaATACAATCACACAAACACACGTCAAAAGATAAGAAGATTACACAAACGCACGCTACGACAATTAATTAACACACATGCCATGGAAACAATAATCTATCTTTATTACAACGAAACGCGATCATCAAACTGATCACTAAAAAAGTTTATTCAATTTCTCAAACCATATACCACACTCTCCCCTGCCACCGCCACTTCCCCTCCTACGTACTACCAAACTTGCGAATGCAAATCAGTTAGCCGCGGCAGCATTCATCCTGGCCTGAACTTCTTTTGCATACTCCATCAGCTTCCCGGCTTCCGGCATCAGCTTCTTCACCACCGCTGCAGCGCGAAAGCGCTCCGCCCACGCCATCAAGAGCGGAAACTTCGCGTTGTCGAGGAGTTTGATGCCGCGCATGATCTCGATCACCTCGATCCAGCGCAAGGAACTCCCGAGAACGATGTCGAGGTAGCCCACATCGTCGCCGCCGAAAAAGCGCTTCCCTCTGGAGCTCTTCTCGTAAGCTTCCTCTAAAAGCTCGAGTCCTAAAATGGCTTGTTCTGCTGCAGCCGCGTTCTCCTCGTCTGTTTTACCTCTTATAAGTCCAACTAAACTTGGGCCAAACTGCATATTTTTAAAGCACGGAATGGAAATGATCAGTTTAAACTAATAAAATACGATGATAAtcattagaaaatatatataaaactaaggaCTATTAAAAACTAACATGTAATTAAATCACCGCAAGTAACTTTTAAGTGAGAGAAACAGCTACAAATTACTGTAACTTTTTCTGCTTACATGGAAACAAACAATCTCTTATTAAACTCTATTGGTAGCATATTGCTTCATTCATCTtagacttataatttaaaatttttgactttttactTTACCAAAATTGAACTCAATAGGCAATATTGAAATATGTGATTGAAAATATATCGGGAATGCATGATGCATACACGGTACAGATGCGGAGACGTAGagcaattattttatatatctctaacagaaaatatatatagaattaaaatGAAACTCTTTAAGAATTTAAGAACCAATAttgtcaaaattgaaagtttgagcATCAACAGTACATGTGGCTGAAGATTCAGAAACCAATAGCgcaatttatcaaatatttttctattattatttattattattatattttgaggAGAAGGTTTTGACTAATGCGTTAATGTCACGCATTGCTGCTCCGGACAACCTTACCTCTActaattcaaattgttaatgcCTTAGTTTtgtgataatattttattttaaaacatgCGTTGATGAACATTTAATTTTGACATTTGAGATCTTAAAACTTTTGCAAACATTTCAAGTTAGCGcccaaacttttaaaaatattttattttagttcttatcatagataaaaaaaattagagcaaTGCTACAGTTACACCCTAAAGTGAGATATACATCCATTCTATCTTAAAATCAttcttattatattaatttttttaaaattttactaaaaattaattcaatttttatctaCTCTAAAATTGcaggtgtaagatgtacacaACTTTTTGAGGTGTACAAAAGCattttccaaaaaattattgcttgcacGTAGTTCATCTGCTTGTTCTTACATggtaaatttattatttcttcATTCATCTtagacttataatttaaaatttttgactttttactTTTACCAAATTGTAACTCAATAGGCAATATTGAAATATGTGATTGAAAATATAGTCGGGAAATGCATGATGCATACACGTACAGATGCGGAGAGCGTaggcaattatttatatat
This genomic interval from Ananas comosus cultivar F153 linkage group 8, ASM154086v1, whole genome shotgun sequence contains the following:
- the LOC109714298 gene encoding glutathione S-transferase U18-like, with the protein product MAKEVKLLGQWVSPYVLRVQIALELKGVSYEYLEQQFGENKSELLLKSNPVYKKVPVLIHKDRPICESAIILQYIDEVWGAGGPAVLPSDPYERAIACFWVSYIDDKFGPSLVGLIRGKTDEENAAAAEQAILGLELLEEAYEKSSRGKRFFGGDDVGYLDIVLGSSLRWIEVIEIMRGIKLLDNAKFPLLMAWAERFRAAAVVKKLMPEAGKLMEYAKEVQARMNAAAAN